In Streptomyces puniciscabiei, a single genomic region encodes these proteins:
- a CDS encoding LLM class F420-dependent oxidoreductase, with protein sequence MSRPFRFGVNLLTPAPAAEWRAKCRRAEELGYDVILVPDHLGMPAPFPALVAAAEATERPRLGTFVLNAGFYNPALLAREVATTDALTGGRLELGLGTGYVPAEHETAGLPYGSPGERVDHLRRTVAELDRLLGSDEHQPRPAQSRVPLLIGANGDRMLRLTAEHADIAAFTGARPGSAPGALEPLTAEELDERVARYRALAAGRAEPAELNLLIQLVAVTDDPEPVLKPLLERQSQLTLDAALALPIVLAGPLEEIVARVRAQRERFGFSYLTVLEPYMEAFAPVMERLREESA encoded by the coding sequence ATGTCGCGTCCGTTCCGCTTCGGGGTCAATCTGCTCACGCCCGCGCCCGCCGCCGAGTGGCGCGCGAAGTGCCGGCGCGCCGAGGAGCTGGGCTACGACGTGATCCTCGTCCCCGATCACCTCGGGATGCCCGCCCCGTTCCCGGCCCTGGTGGCGGCGGCCGAGGCGACCGAGCGCCCCCGGCTCGGCACGTTCGTGCTCAACGCGGGGTTCTACAACCCGGCGCTGCTGGCCCGTGAGGTGGCGACCACGGACGCGCTCACCGGCGGGCGCCTCGAACTCGGGCTGGGCACCGGGTATGTGCCGGCCGAGCACGAGACGGCGGGGCTGCCGTACGGCTCACCGGGCGAACGGGTGGACCACCTGCGGCGCACGGTCGCGGAACTGGACCGGCTGCTGGGCTCCGACGAGCACCAGCCCCGGCCCGCCCAGTCCCGGGTGCCGCTGCTGATCGGCGCCAACGGCGACCGGATGCTGCGGCTGACCGCCGAGCACGCGGACATCGCGGCCTTCACCGGAGCCCGGCCGGGGTCCGCCCCGGGTGCGCTGGAGCCGCTCACCGCCGAGGAGCTGGACGAGCGGGTGGCGCGCTACCGGGCCCTGGCGGCGGGGCGGGCGGAACCGGCGGAGCTGAACCTGCTCATCCAGCTCGTGGCGGTCACCGACGACCCGGAGCCCGTGCTGAAGCCACTGCTGGAGCGGCAGTCGCAGCTGACCCTGGACGCCGCGCTGGCCCTGCCCATCGTGCTGGCCGGTCCGCTGGAGGAGATCGTGGCGCGGGTGCGGGCACAGCGCGAGCGGTTCGGCTTCTCCTACCTGACCGTGCTGGAGCCGTACATGGAGGCCTTCGCGCCGGTGATGGAGCGGCTGCGTGAGGAGTCCGCATGA
- a CDS encoding ABC transporter permease, with product MPFTPVLRAEWIKIRTLRSLIGALAAILLATATFSALASASADAGAGATDPLFSAFFGISFGQIAAIAFGTTALASEFRGGALRLTLAAVPDRRRWFAAKATAIALPVLAVGLVTGAVTLLVGKSALGASGPTWTQGLRGAVGCGLQLTLMALFAAGLAAVLRSGVATLSILIPFLLIVSFVVGDMSSGLADFLPDRAGQVVLHSSWDGALGPWTGLAVSALWTAAALLAGAWSVGRRDA from the coding sequence ATGCCGTTCACCCCCGTTCTGCGCGCGGAGTGGATCAAGATCCGGACACTGCGCTCGCTCATCGGCGCCCTGGCCGCGATCCTTCTCGCCACAGCCACGTTCTCCGCGCTCGCCTCCGCCTCCGCCGATGCCGGCGCCGGCGCTACGGACCCGCTGTTCTCGGCGTTCTTCGGCATCAGCTTCGGGCAGATCGCCGCGATCGCCTTCGGTACGACGGCCCTGGCGTCGGAGTTCCGCGGCGGCGCGCTGCGGCTGACGCTGGCGGCCGTGCCGGACCGGCGACGGTGGTTCGCCGCGAAGGCCACGGCGATCGCGCTGCCCGTGCTGGCCGTCGGACTGGTCACGGGGGCGGTGACCCTGCTGGTGGGAAAGTCCGCACTCGGCGCCTCCGGCCCGACCTGGACCCAGGGCCTGCGCGGTGCCGTCGGCTGCGGCCTGCAGCTCACGCTGATGGCGCTGTTCGCGGCCGGACTCGCCGCCGTGCTGCGAAGCGGAGTCGCGACCCTCTCGATCCTGATCCCGTTCCTGCTGATCGTGTCCTTCGTCGTCGGTGACATGTCTTCCGGCCTCGCCGACTTCCTGCCCGACCGGGCCGGTCAAGTGGTGCTGCACAGCAGCTGGGACGGCGCCCTCGGTCCGTGGACCGGACTCGCGGTGAGCGCGCTGTGGACGGCGGCGGCGCTGCTCGCGGGAGCGTGGAGTGTGGGCCGCCGGGACGCCTGA
- a CDS encoding hemolysin family protein, translating into MTEVLLLLVAILLSMACGAFVAAEFSLTTVARGELERAAERGERGAQGALKAVRNLTFQLSGAQLGITVTNLVVGMLAEPSIAKLLAGPFRAMGLSEGTASTVALVLGTALSTVFLMVVGELVPKNWAISAPLAMAKRVGNPQRLFSAAFRPFITHLNNTANHVVRRLGVEPAEELASARGPQELAALARHSAKEGALEPDTAELFVRTLNLADLTAENVMTPRVQVIALDAQATCEDVANATRATGLSRFPVYQGTLDSVVGTAHIKDVLAVPADQRRHRTVAQVMREPLLVPESLTVDRLLDRLGGRRTMAVVIDEYGGTAGVATLEDIVEEVVGEVRDEHDPHETPDLAPAGADEQGRALYSADGAARADQLARVGLRVPEGPYETLAGLVATLLGRIPVTGDTVEVEGWRLDVVDATGRRAARVLLHAPLDDEQAQESAEGAR; encoded by the coding sequence ATGACCGAAGTGCTGCTCCTTCTGGTGGCCATCCTGCTGTCCATGGCCTGCGGGGCCTTCGTCGCGGCGGAGTTCTCGCTGACCACGGTGGCGCGCGGCGAGCTGGAGCGGGCCGCCGAGCGCGGCGAGCGCGGCGCCCAGGGCGCTCTGAAGGCCGTACGGAACCTGACCTTCCAGCTGTCGGGCGCCCAGCTCGGCATCACCGTGACCAACCTGGTCGTCGGCATGCTCGCCGAACCGTCGATCGCCAAGCTGCTCGCCGGTCCTTTCCGGGCCATGGGTCTGTCGGAAGGCACGGCGAGCACGGTCGCCCTGGTGCTCGGTACGGCGCTGTCGACGGTGTTCCTGATGGTCGTCGGCGAGCTGGTGCCGAAGAACTGGGCGATCTCCGCGCCGCTGGCCATGGCCAAGCGGGTCGGCAACCCGCAGCGCCTGTTCAGCGCGGCCTTCCGGCCCTTCATCACACACCTGAACAACACGGCCAACCATGTCGTGCGCCGGCTGGGCGTCGAACCCGCCGAGGAGCTGGCCTCGGCGCGCGGACCGCAGGAGCTCGCGGCCCTCGCCCGGCACTCCGCCAAGGAGGGCGCGCTGGAGCCGGACACCGCCGAGCTGTTCGTGCGGACGCTGAACCTGGCCGACCTGACCGCGGAGAATGTGATGACCCCGCGCGTCCAGGTCATCGCCCTCGACGCGCAGGCGACCTGCGAGGACGTGGCGAACGCGACCCGGGCCACCGGTCTGTCCCGGTTCCCCGTCTACCAGGGCACGCTGGACTCGGTCGTCGGGACCGCCCACATCAAGGACGTGCTGGCCGTCCCCGCCGACCAGCGGCGCCATCGCACGGTCGCCCAGGTGATGCGCGAGCCGCTGCTCGTCCCCGAGTCCCTGACCGTCGACCGGCTGCTGGACCGCCTCGGCGGCCGGCGCACCATGGCCGTCGTCATCGACGAGTACGGCGGCACGGCCGGCGTGGCGACCCTGGAGGACATCGTCGAGGAGGTCGTCGGCGAGGTGCGGGACGAGCACGACCCGCACGAGACGCCCGACCTCGCCCCCGCCGGGGCGGACGAGCAGGGCCGGGCCCTGTACTCGGCCGACGGCGCCGCCCGCGCCGACCAGCTCGCCCGCGTGGGACTGCGGGTGCCCGAGGGGCCGTACGAAACCCTGGCCGGCCTGGTCGCGACCCTGCTGGGCCGGATACCGGTCACCGGTGACACCGTCGAGGTCGAGGGCTGGCGGCTGGACGTGGTGGACGCCACGGGCCGCCGGGCGGCGCGGGTGCTGCTGCACGCGCCCCTGGACGACGAGCAGGCCCAGGAGTCCGCGGAGGGGGCGCGATGA
- a CDS encoding sensor histidine kinase has protein sequence MLRFLRPLLRGTTYTRLLHLWVPMLMESVWLFIDMSKPWVPALVLVPVGLLPAVRMGEGVQARLLLTPGEKEPGISEAPSGTWRDRLRTVLWLQVRWVFGLAASLATVWLPVIAIELARCAWGRMPSGMPLLDRLPPDRAWALLTPLPLLVLYGVVVGFGELITFCARRLLGPSAAERLTALEERTEQLLERTRIARELHDSIGHALTVAVVQAGAARAAGDPEFTDRALDAIEETGRAALADLERVLGVLREAERPASARPTLADAGRLLESARASGAKVDAEVTGPVDAVPGPVSREGYRILQEALTNVLRHAGAVPVRVRVAVGDGTLALEVRNPLPDPIPGPGRGSGLRGIRERAALLGGTARTGPEEGDWEVRAELPIS, from the coding sequence CTGCTCCGCTTCCTCCGCCCGCTGCTGCGCGGGACGACGTACACGCGGCTGCTGCATCTGTGGGTGCCCATGCTGATGGAGAGCGTGTGGCTGTTCATCGACATGTCGAAGCCCTGGGTGCCCGCGCTGGTGCTGGTTCCGGTGGGCCTCCTGCCCGCCGTGCGGATGGGCGAGGGGGTGCAGGCGCGGCTGCTGCTGACGCCCGGTGAGAAGGAGCCGGGCATCTCCGAGGCGCCGTCCGGGACATGGCGGGACCGGCTGCGCACGGTGCTGTGGCTTCAGGTGCGGTGGGTCTTCGGCTTGGCCGCGTCTCTCGCCACGGTGTGGCTGCCCGTCATCGCGATCGAGCTGGCGCGCTGCGCGTGGGGGCGGATGCCGTCCGGGATGCCGCTGCTGGACCGGCTGCCGCCGGACCGCGCATGGGCGCTGCTGACGCCGCTTCCGCTGCTCGTGCTGTACGGCGTGGTCGTCGGCTTCGGCGAGCTGATCACGTTCTGCGCGCGCCGGCTCCTCGGGCCGTCCGCGGCCGAGCGGCTGACCGCGTTGGAGGAGCGCACCGAGCAGTTGCTGGAACGCACCCGCATCGCCCGGGAGTTGCACGACTCGATCGGGCACGCGCTCACGGTGGCCGTGGTGCAGGCCGGTGCGGCGCGGGCGGCAGGGGACCCGGAGTTCACCGACCGCGCGCTGGACGCCATCGAGGAGACCGGCCGGGCCGCGCTGGCGGACCTGGAGCGGGTGCTGGGTGTGCTGCGCGAGGCCGAGCGTCCGGCGAGCGCCCGGCCCACGCTGGCCGACGCCGGCCGGCTCCTGGAGTCGGCGCGGGCCTCGGGGGCGAAGGTCGACGCGGAGGTGACCGGACCGGTCGACGCCGTGCCGGGGCCGGTGTCCCGCGAGGGCTACCGGATCCTCCAGGAGGCGCTCACCAACGTGCTGCGGCACGCGGGTGCCGTCCCGGTCCGGGTCCGGGTGGCGGTCGGCGACGGTACGCTCGCGCTGGAGGTCCGCAACCCACTGCCGGACCCGATACCCGGCCCGGGCCGGGGCAGCGGCCTGCGGGGCATACGGGAGCGGGCCGCGCTGCTCGGCGGCACGGCCAGGACCGGGCCCGAAGAGGGCGACTGGGAGGTGCGCGCGGAGCTGCCGATCAGCTGA
- a CDS encoding SGNH/GDSL hydrolase family protein yields the protein MQKNPTPPPYSSLVAVGDSFTEGMSDLLPDGSYRGWADLLAARMAARTPGFRYANLAVRGKLIKQIVDEQVDVAAAMNADVVTLVGGLNDTLRPKCDMGRVKGLLTEAVERLAPSCKQLVLMRSPGRQGPVLERFRPRMEELFACVEELAGRHGAVVVDLYGAPALGDPRLWDVDRLHLTAEGHRRVAEAVWQTLGYEPEDAEWHVPMPATLPPGWMTRRVADVRFARQHLLPWIGRRLTGRSSGDGRPPKRPELLPYEAQA from the coding sequence ATGCAGAAGAATCCCACACCTCCCCCGTACAGCAGCCTGGTCGCGGTCGGCGACTCCTTCACCGAGGGCATGTCGGACCTGCTGCCCGACGGCTCCTACCGGGGCTGGGCCGATCTGCTCGCCGCGCGGATGGCCGCCCGCACACCGGGCTTCCGGTACGCCAACCTGGCCGTGCGCGGGAAGCTGATCAAGCAGATCGTCGACGAGCAGGTGGACGTGGCGGCGGCCATGAACGCCGATGTGGTCACGCTGGTCGGCGGGCTCAACGACACCCTGCGGCCCAAGTGCGACATGGGCCGGGTGAAGGGCCTGCTGACCGAGGCCGTGGAGCGGCTGGCACCGTCGTGCAAGCAGCTGGTGCTGATGCGCAGCCCCGGCCGGCAGGGCCCGGTGCTGGAGCGGTTCCGGCCGCGCATGGAGGAGCTGTTCGCCTGCGTGGAGGAGCTGGCCGGCAGGCACGGTGCGGTCGTGGTCGACCTGTACGGGGCGCCCGCCCTGGGCGACCCCCGACTGTGGGACGTGGACCGGTTGCACCTGACGGCGGAGGGGCATCGCCGGGTGGCCGAGGCGGTCTGGCAGACACTCGGGTACGAGCCGGAGGACGCCGAGTGGCATGTGCCGATGCCGGCCACGCTCCCGCCGGGCTGGATGACACGCCGGGTCGCGGACGTGCGGTTCGCCCGTCAGCACCTGCTCCCCTGGATAGGCCGGCGCCTGACGGGCCGTTCCTCCGGCGACGGCCGCCCGCCGAAGCGCCCCGAGCTGCTGCCGTACGAGGCTCAGGCGTAG
- the mug gene encoding G/U mismatch-specific DNA glycosylase → MPDVVADGLRVLFCGINPGLMTAATGHHFARPGNRFWPVLHLSGFTPRLLKPAEQQELLAFGLGITNVVARATARADELTAEEYLEGGRLLTEKVSRLRPGWLAVVGVTAYRAAFGDRTARVGPQERTVGASRVWVLPNPSGLNAHWTAATMAEEFSRLRTAAQA, encoded by the coding sequence GTGCCGGATGTCGTCGCGGACGGCCTCCGGGTGCTCTTCTGCGGTATAAACCCGGGGTTGATGACGGCCGCGACGGGCCACCACTTCGCCCGCCCCGGCAACCGCTTCTGGCCGGTGCTGCACCTGTCGGGCTTCACCCCGAGGCTGCTGAAGCCGGCCGAGCAGCAGGAGCTGCTCGCATTCGGACTGGGCATCACGAACGTCGTGGCGCGGGCGACGGCACGGGCCGACGAGCTGACCGCCGAGGAGTACCTCGAGGGCGGGCGGTTGCTGACCGAGAAGGTGTCGCGGCTGAGGCCGGGGTGGCTCGCGGTGGTCGGGGTGACCGCCTACCGGGCCGCCTTCGGGGACCGCACGGCGCGGGTGGGACCGCAGGAGCGGACCGTCGGTGCCAGCCGGGTCTGGGTGCTGCCGAACCCCAGTGGTCTGAACGCCCATTGGACGGCGGCGACGATGGCGGAGGAGTTTTCCCGGCTGCGGACGGCTGCGCAGGCCTGA
- a CDS encoding ABC transporter ATP-binding protein — MTSIDVRDLTKEYGARRAVDHLTFSVRPGRVTGFLGPNGAGKSTTMRLVLGLDRATAGTATIGGRPYAELREPLRRVGALLDAGAAHGSRTAHAHLRALAASNRIPDHRVDTVLEQTGLAEVAGRRVKTYSLGMRQRLGIAAALLGDPEVILLDEPANGLDPEGIVWIRTLLRGLAADGRTVLVSSHLMHETAAYADHLVILGRGRLLADTSVQEFIHARVQPRIRIRTTDAAALADLLARHGHDATREDDGTWIVRHAHVEALGRLMSEACVPVLELAAQEATLEQAYLDLTAAEAEFTAQPQEV; from the coding sequence ATGACCAGCATCGACGTACGCGACCTCACCAAGGAGTACGGCGCCCGGCGGGCCGTGGACCACCTGACCTTCAGCGTCCGCCCCGGCCGCGTCACCGGCTTCCTCGGCCCCAACGGCGCCGGCAAGTCCACCACCATGCGGCTCGTCCTCGGCCTGGACCGGGCCACGGCCGGCACCGCGACGATCGGCGGCCGGCCCTACGCCGAACTCCGCGAGCCGCTGCGCCGGGTGGGCGCCCTGCTGGACGCGGGGGCCGCGCACGGCTCCCGCACCGCGCACGCCCATCTGCGGGCCCTGGCGGCGAGCAACCGCATCCCGGACCACCGGGTCGACACGGTCCTGGAGCAGACCGGCCTCGCCGAGGTGGCCGGGCGCCGGGTGAAGACCTACTCCCTCGGCATGCGTCAACGGCTCGGCATCGCCGCGGCCCTGCTGGGCGACCCGGAGGTGATCCTGCTGGACGAGCCCGCCAACGGCCTCGACCCCGAGGGCATCGTGTGGATCCGCACCCTGCTGCGCGGACTCGCCGCGGACGGCCGTACGGTCCTGGTCTCCAGCCATCTGATGCACGAGACCGCCGCCTACGCGGACCACCTCGTGATCCTCGGCCGTGGCCGCCTCCTCGCCGACACCTCCGTCCAGGAGTTCATCCACGCACGCGTACAGCCACGGATCAGGATCCGCACCACCGACGCCGCGGCGCTCGCCGATCTGCTCGCCCGGCACGGCCACGACGCCACCCGCGAGGACGACGGGACGTGGATCGTGCGGCACGCGCACGTGGAGGCCCTCGGCCGTCTCATGTCCGAGGCGTGTGTGCCCGTACTGGAACTGGCCGCCCAGGAGGCCACCCTGGAGCAGGCCTACCTCGATCTGACCGCCGCCGAAGCCGAGTTCACCGCCCAGCCCCAGGAGGTCTGA
- the purB gene encoding adenylosuccinate lyase: MTSAPAKPRIPNVLAGRYASAELATLWSPEQKVKLERQLWLAVLRAQKDLGIEVPDEAIADYERVLDTVDLASIAEREKVTRHDVKARIEEFNDLAGHEHVHKGMTSRDLTENVEQLQIRLSLELMRDRTVAVLARLGKLAGEYAELVMAGRSHNVAAQATTLGKRFATAADELLVAHGRVEELLGRYPLRGIKGPVGTAQDMLDLLGGDASKLAELENRIAGHLGFSQAFTSVGQVYPRSLDYEVVTALVQLAAAPSSLARTIRLMAGHELVTEGFKPGQVGSSAMPHKMNTRSCERVNGLMVILRGYASMTGELAGDQWNEGDVSCSVVRRVALPDAFFALDGLLETFLTVLDEFGAFPAVIARELDRYLPFLATTKVLMGAVRAGVGREVAHEAIKENAVATALAMREQGAERNDLLDKLAADDRLPLDRGQLAALMADKLSFTGAAADQVGVVVGRIEEIVKQHPEAAGYTPGAIL, translated from the coding sequence GTGACTTCTGCGCCCGCCAAGCCCCGCATCCCCAACGTCCTCGCCGGACGCTACGCCTCCGCCGAGCTCGCCACGCTCTGGTCCCCCGAGCAGAAGGTGAAGCTGGAGCGGCAGCTCTGGCTCGCCGTCCTGCGCGCCCAGAAGGACCTCGGCATCGAGGTGCCGGACGAGGCGATCGCCGACTACGAGCGTGTCCTCGACACCGTCGACCTCGCCTCGATCGCCGAGCGCGAGAAGGTCACCCGGCACGACGTGAAGGCGCGGATCGAGGAGTTCAACGACCTCGCCGGGCACGAGCACGTGCACAAGGGCATGACCTCCCGCGACCTCACGGAGAACGTCGAGCAGCTGCAGATCCGGCTCTCCCTGGAGCTGATGCGCGACCGTACGGTGGCCGTCCTGGCGCGTCTCGGCAAGCTGGCCGGCGAGTACGCCGAGCTGGTCATGGCCGGCCGCTCGCACAACGTGGCCGCCCAGGCCACCACCCTCGGCAAGCGTTTCGCGACCGCCGCCGACGAGCTGCTGGTCGCCCACGGCCGTGTCGAGGAGCTGCTCGGCCGCTACCCGCTGCGCGGCATCAAGGGCCCGGTCGGCACCGCGCAGGACATGCTGGACCTGCTCGGCGGTGACGCCTCCAAGCTCGCCGAGCTGGAGAACCGGATCGCCGGGCACCTGGGCTTCTCCCAGGCGTTCACCTCGGTCGGCCAGGTCTATCCGCGCTCGCTGGACTACGAGGTCGTCACCGCGCTGGTGCAGCTGGCGGCGGCGCCGTCCTCGCTGGCCAGGACGATCCGGCTGATGGCCGGGCACGAGCTGGTCACCGAGGGCTTCAAGCCGGGCCAGGTCGGCTCCTCCGCGATGCCGCACAAGATGAACACCCGCTCCTGCGAGCGCGTCAACGGCCTCATGGTCATCCTGCGCGGCTACGCCTCGATGACCGGCGAGCTGGCCGGCGACCAGTGGAACGAGGGCGACGTGTCCTGCTCGGTGGTGCGCCGCGTCGCACTCCCGGACGCCTTCTTCGCGCTGGACGGCCTGCTGGAGACCTTCCTGACGGTCCTCGACGAGTTCGGCGCCTTCCCGGCCGTCATCGCCCGCGAGCTCGACCGCTACCTGCCGTTCCTCGCCACCACCAAGGTACTGATGGGCGCCGTGCGGGCCGGGGTCGGCCGTGAGGTCGCGCACGAGGCGATCAAGGAGAACGCCGTCGCCACCGCGCTCGCCATGCGCGAGCAGGGTGCCGAGCGCAACGACCTGCTCGACAAGCTCGCCGCCGACGACCGTCTGCCGCTCGACCGCGGCCAGCTGGCGGCGCTGATGGCCGACAAGCTGTCCTTCACCGGTGCCGCCGCCGACCAGGTCGGTGTCGTCGTGGGCCGGATCGAGGAGATCGTCAAGCAGCACCCGGAGGCCGCCGGCTACACCCCCGGAGCGATCCTCTGA
- a CDS encoding hemolysin family protein, with product MTAVQLLIGLATLVVNAFFVGAEFALISVRRSQIEPLAQEGDRRARSVLWGLEHVSALLAAAQLGITLCTLVLGVVAEPAIAHLLEPVFRAVGVPVSAGHAVSFVIALTLATYLHMLLGEMVPKNIALAEPVRSALLLGPPLVALSRALRPVIFTVNAFANGLLKLLRVEARDEVAATFTDAELAEIVKDASQAGLIDDRAQERLHDALELGSRPVRDVVVPLRRVVYAHMGVTPEQLERLSADSGFSRFPVVDVGRRIVGYLHVKDALDASPRDVPFRLRDMRPIARVRERTPLDDVLTAMRGSRTHVAAVLGDDGRLAGLVTMEDVLRELFGQPA from the coding sequence ATGACCGCCGTACAGCTGCTGATCGGTCTGGCGACCCTCGTCGTCAACGCCTTCTTCGTCGGCGCCGAGTTCGCGCTGATCTCCGTGCGCCGCTCGCAGATCGAGCCGCTGGCCCAGGAGGGCGACCGGCGCGCGAGGAGCGTGCTGTGGGGCCTGGAGCACGTCTCCGCGCTGCTGGCCGCCGCCCAGCTCGGCATCACGCTGTGCACGCTGGTCCTGGGCGTGGTCGCCGAGCCGGCGATCGCACATCTGCTGGAGCCGGTGTTCCGCGCGGTCGGGGTGCCCGTGAGCGCAGGTCACGCGGTGTCCTTCGTGATCGCGCTGACCCTGGCGACCTATCTGCACATGCTGCTGGGCGAGATGGTCCCGAAGAACATCGCGCTCGCCGAACCGGTGCGCAGCGCGCTGCTGCTCGGCCCGCCCCTGGTCGCGCTGTCCCGGGCCCTGCGCCCGGTGATCTTCACGGTCAACGCCTTCGCCAACGGGCTGCTGAAGCTGCTCAGGGTGGAGGCCCGGGACGAGGTCGCGGCCACCTTCACGGACGCCGAACTCGCCGAGATCGTCAAGGACGCCAGTCAGGCGGGCCTGATCGACGACCGGGCGCAGGAGCGGCTGCACGACGCCCTGGAGCTGGGCAGCCGACCGGTGCGGGATGTTGTGGTGCCGCTGAGGCGGGTGGTGTACGCGCACATGGGCGTCACTCCGGAGCAGTTGGAGCGCCTCTCGGCCGACTCGGGCTTCTCCCGGTTCCCGGTGGTCGACGTGGGCCGTCGGATCGTGGGGTATCTGCACGTCAAGGACGCGCTGGACGCCTCGCCGCGGGACGTGCCGTTCCGGCTGCGGGACATGCGGCCCATCGCCCGCGTGCGGGAGCGGACCCCGCTGGACGACGTACTCACCGCGATGCGCGGCAGCCGCACGCACGTCGCGGCGGTACTCGGCGACGACGGCCGCCTGGCCGGCCTGGTGACCATGGAGGACGTCCTACGAGAACTCTTCGGCCAGCCGGCATGA